In Mercenaria mercenaria strain notata chromosome 13, MADL_Memer_1, whole genome shotgun sequence, a single window of DNA contains:
- the LOC123529543 gene encoding uncharacterized protein LOC123529543, whose translation MLPSSYTRRLRTRDLIQRNFPDINRTTSKSSSKTFTRVGFADTKSTHAYLPFLLREKTKTHCASRVSGQINLVLERLSEIDKKHEEEEAVYKRKANAIFFKEKRDTPIPPQKLDKQHSRLSLSKNVGRLKPIKEKKEKEKPPPIIKDTVENLTRERMIVLARTLMKDKRMATCYKRNPNRIELMPPIVCDGTPAWSHEVRSDVIILVPIKSLRYTKWKYSSPEIGYIEIDLPKKNPRSKIDTYSPLRADDEIHLSSSKLNKALVEVFMEGLRLAKFGEYSLLPELNFDYLNDTLELVFTKHLRIPLVPAIFVSVDEPLYVIKPNLPDLDPTSDTLFRACFLAQEENILRKISITDHGLRVDALKVIHTLCKQDWRLQALTVYQLKNVLMHDIDFEVDHSPRWQRVTRDICVQSILKRLLYFVKKQNLPHFFQTDLNLLKRIPEKTLTFMQTPLKRLVSNEPQLLRDLQRASRTYEESDTSSESDEDWW comes from the coding sequence ATGTTACCATCTAGTTACACGAGACGATTAAGGACGAGAGACCTCATTCAGAGAAACTTTCCAGATATAAATAGAACAACAAGTAAGTCTAGTTCGAAGACCTTTACGCGTGTCGGCTTTGCTGACACCAAATCTACACATGCTTACCTACCGTTTCTTCTAAGGGAGAAAACTAAAACTCACTGTGCTTCAAGAGTATCCGGACAAATCAATCTCGTCTTGGAAAGGCTTTCTGAAATCGACAAAAAACATGAAGAGGAAGAAGCTGTTTACAAAAGAAAAGCAAATGCAATTTTCTTTAAAGAGAAAAGAGATACACCAATTCCGCCACAGAAGTTAGATAAACAACACAGTAGGTTAAGTCTTTCGAAAAATGTTGGAAGACTTAAAcctattaaagagaaaaaagaaaaagaaaaacctcCACCGATAATTAAAGACACGGTTGAAAACCTCACACGAGAAAGAATGATTGTTCTCGCAAGAACGCTAATGAAAGACAAAAGAATGGCTACATGTTACAAACGAAACCCTAACAGAATAGAACTTATGCCACCTATTGTGTGCGACGGAACACCGGCATGGAGTCATGAAGTGAGGTCTGACGTCATAATTCTTGTGCCAATCAAATCGCTCAGGTACACGAAATGGAAATATTCTTCACCTGAAATCGGATACATTGAAATCGACCTTCCAAAGAAAAACCCTCGATCGAAAATAGACACGTATTCTCCTTTACGAGCCGACGATGAAATACATTTATCCTCTTCAAAACTAAACAAGGCGTTGGTGGAAGTGTTCATGGAAGGACTGAGACTTGCTAAATTTGGAGAGTACAGTCTATTGCCAGAACTTAATTTTGACTATCTTAATGACACACTGGAACTCGTATTTACGAAACATCTCAGAATACCATTGGTTCCCGCCATTTTCGTGTCTGTTGATGAACCGCTGTATGTGATAAAACCAAACTTGCCAGACTTAGACCCCACCTCAGACACCCTCTTCCGTGCATGTTTCTTAGCGCAAGAAGAAAACATACTTCGCAAGATCTCAATCACTGATCATGGTCTTCGTGTTGACGCCTTGAAAGTCATACATACATTATGTAAGCAAGACTGGAGACTGCAAGCGCTCACTGTGTATCAGCTCAAAAATGTCCTCATGCATGACATTGATTTCGAAGTCGACCATTCACCTAGGTGGCAGAGAGTTACCAGAGACATCTGTGTTCAGTCCATCTTGAAAAGACTTTTATACTTTGTCAAGAAGCAGAATCTGCCACATTTCTtccaaactgatttaaatttgttaaaaagaatTCCAGAAAAAACTTTAACGTTCATGCAGACCCCTCTAAAGAGGCTGGTTAGCAACGAGCCTCAGTTGTTGAGAGACCTGCAGAGGGCATCACGGACTTATGAGGAGAGTGATACAAGCTCAGAAAGTGATGAAGACTGGTGGtga
- the LOC123529544 gene encoding uncharacterized protein LOC123529544: MNSFYYVNGCFVFVCVYLISTFTFSEGSGIYCDTGQHVTLKVPVNFTVRERPIFDCIYGSWSEERRSYPGSPESLTYNISLINKSFTLTWKPPDDSSSEHVTGFFLKMFIEEIGDTMSFDPSACYTVDSKLAAEFSTGKVTQDAVFHLDCKMEQTLNVNITVKTLPTPAHKSFNFVYVNFQDTTTKQIITLPNPKTKLISEDPKVEDRTASLMAISVGVVVISTITLSVVVCIVCKRRSHDYGITSSFNGNKQHDDKIIKESYHQVSNSPNTAPAINNDGNGKLKADERTEYSAPNTCTGSIIAGNTVQNCTGKTSVLKGCTDISNEIFNIIHVTDTNVKSVPIPEKYRLQLQMINLDS, translated from the exons ATGAACAGTTTTTACTATGTAAACGGATGTTTCGTTTTCGTGTGTGTGTATCTTATTTCAACTTTCACATTCAGTGAAGGAAGTGGCATCTACTGTGACACTGGACAACACGTAACATTAAAG gtCCCTGTCAATTTTACTGTCCGTGAAAGACCCATATTTGACTGCATATACG GTTCATGGTCAGAAGAGAGAAGATCTTATCCTGGCTCGCCTGAGAGCCTAACATATAATATCTCATTGATTAATAAAAGCTTCACATTGACGTGGAAACCGCCTGACGATT CGTCTTCCGAACACGTGACAGGGTTCTTCCTTAAGATGTTTATAGAAGAGATTGGTGACACAATGAGTTTTGATCCTTCAGCATGCTACACAGTTGACAGCAAACTG GCAGCTGAATTTTCTACGGGTAAAGTCACACAAGACGCTGTCTTTCATCTGGATTGTAAGATGGAACAAACATTGAATGTGAACATTACTGTGAAGACATTACCGACACCAGCACACAAAAGCTTCAATTTCGTGTACGTTAATTTTCAAG ATACAACCACAAAGCAGATTATAACATTACCAAATCCAAAGACAAAATTGATAAGTGAAGATCCGAAAGTTGAAGATAGGACTGCATCTCTAATGGCTATTTCGGTAGGAGTAGTCGTAATCTCTACCATCACATTGTCAGTTGTCGTCTGCATTGTTTGCAAGCGCAGAAGTCACGACTACGGAATCACAAGCTCCTTTAAcg gtAATAAACAGCACGACGATAAGATAATAAAGGAATCATATCACCAAGTGTCAAATTCTCCAAACACTGCACCAGCAATTAACAACGATGGAAATGGCAAGCTTAAAGCAGACGAAAGGACTGAATATTCTGCCCCAAACACTTGTACTGGATCGATAATTGCAGGCAACACAGTACAAAATTGTACTGGAAAAACTAGTGTTTTAAAAGGCTGTACCGATATAAGTAATGAGATATTTAATATAATACATGTGACTGATACAAACGTCAAAAGTGTACCTATACCGGAAAAATACAGATTGCAGCTTCAGATGATCAATTTAGACAGTTAA